The sequence GGACGTCTTTGTCTGCCAAGCCACGGGCGACAAGATTCTCTCGCCGGACGAGATTGACGCCAAGACGAGTTACGAATACTACGGCGCCGCGCTGAACGCGAGCACGGCTGCGGCGCCCCTGGGCCAGGCCATCCTGGCCTGCGACAAGCCGGGGAATCACCGGGGCGGGAAGAACATCCTTTACGCCGATGGCCACGTCGAGTCGGAGGGGATGGGCGGCGGGTCGGGGTCGCATGGCATGGATTGGGACTGAAGCCCGCCGGGGGGGGCCTGCGGAAAGGGGTGCGATCATGCTTGCCGTTGCAGCCGTCATGCACTCGGAACCGTCGCCGGTGTTCATGCTGATTCCGTGTCTGTTCATGGTGCTCTGGATCCTGGCCGTCGTGGCGGGGGTCGCAGTGGGCGTGCTGGGGACGGCCTTCTGGATCTGGATGATCGTGGACTGCGCGAAGAAGGAGAAGGACGAGGGGAACACGAAACTCGTCTGGATCCTCATCAT comes from Planctomycetota bacterium and encodes:
- a CDS encoding PLD nuclease N-terminal domain-containing protein, with protein sequence MVLWILAVVAGVAVGVLGTAFWIWMIVDCAKKEKDEGNTKLVWILIILFAHIIGAAIYYFVRRPQRRTELGR